A portion of the Thermodesulfobacteriota bacterium genome contains these proteins:
- a CDS encoding 4Fe-4S dicluster domain-containing protein produces MKWSPEAEDALRGVPFFVRKKVRLRVEDDARRAGHSEVTLADVHESRKRFLQTMSSEVRGYQLDTCFGSGDCPNRAVPAESLRRRLETVLKDADLLAFLKSEVAGDLKLHHEFRVTLAECPNACSQPQIKDIGILGAVRPGLTDTACTGCNACVEVCPDDAVRLDENMDRPVLDMSRCQSCGLCVNACPTGTISAACRGYRILVGGKLGRHPRLARELPGIYDEDGVLDVVRDCLDHYKQTSRNGRRFAEILTDDRFRDLAERK; encoded by the coding sequence GCCGTTCTTTGTCCGCAAAAAAGTGCGGCTGCGGGTTGAAGACGACGCCCGCCGCGCCGGACACAGCGAGGTGACGCTGGCGGACGTCCATGAAAGCCGGAAACGCTTCCTGCAAACGATGTCTTCCGAAGTGCGGGGATATCAGCTGGACACCTGTTTCGGTTCGGGCGACTGCCCCAACCGGGCCGTGCCGGCTGAATCCCTGCGCCGGAGACTGGAAACGGTTTTAAAGGACGCCGACCTGCTGGCCTTTCTCAAATCCGAGGTTGCCGGAGACCTGAAGCTTCATCATGAGTTCCGGGTGACCCTGGCCGAGTGTCCCAACGCCTGCTCCCAGCCCCAGATCAAGGATATCGGGATTCTGGGCGCCGTCCGGCCCGGCCTGACGGATACGGCCTGCACCGGCTGCAACGCCTGCGTCGAGGTCTGCCCGGATGACGCCGTCCGGCTGGATGAAAACATGGACAGGCCCGTACTGGACATGTCCCGCTGCCAGTCCTGCGGCCTTTGCGTCAATGCCTGCCCCACCGGAACCATCTCCGCCGCGTGCCGGGGTTACCGCATCCTGGTTGGCGGCAAACTGGGGCGCCATCCCCGCCTGGCCCGGGAACTGCCGGGAATTTACGACGAGGACGGCGTTCTGGACGTGGTCCGCGACTGCCTGGATCATTACAAACAGACCAGCCGTAACGGACGCCGCTTTGCCGAAATCCTGACCGACGACCGTTTCCGGGATCTGGCCGAAAGAAAATAA